In one Streptomyces sp. T12 genomic region, the following are encoded:
- a CDS encoding pyridoxal phosphate-dependent aminotransferase, producing MTTEAPTIRLARRAAQVPPSATAALDAHAKALIASGVDVINLTSGEPAFPTVEPAAQAAIAAIQEDFTRYTPAAGIPDLRTAVATHLNRHGTTYTRDEIVVTAGAKQALHYAFTVLLEPGDEVLIPAPYWVSYPHMVRLAGGTPVAVHPAPDARLKIAPDRIRAALTPRTRVLLLNSPANPSGVVYSKAELTELAQLAVEHDLTIISDEICDHWVYGDTPFTSVAALGPEIAARTLTIGGVSKTYAMTGWRIGWVAAPVAVASTIASVQSHTASAPSSVSQRAALGALAADLDAELAKRREELDHRRGLTLDALAEIPGVTVDADAHGAFFLFADVSGTYGSAIDGQVIDSAADFAALVLRRANVAVVPGSDFAAPDHVRISYTVPTERLVEALGRVKDFVATLAPHK from the coding sequence ATGACGACCGAAGCCCCCACCATCCGCCTGGCCCGGCGCGCGGCCCAAGTCCCGCCATCCGCCACAGCCGCCCTGGACGCCCACGCCAAGGCCCTCATCGCGTCCGGGGTGGACGTGATCAACCTGACCAGCGGCGAACCGGCCTTCCCCACGGTCGAACCGGCGGCCCAGGCGGCGATCGCCGCGATCCAGGAGGACTTCACCCGCTACACCCCGGCCGCCGGCATCCCGGATCTGCGCACGGCCGTCGCCACGCACCTGAACCGCCACGGCACGACGTACACACGCGACGAGATCGTCGTGACGGCGGGCGCCAAGCAGGCCCTGCACTACGCCTTCACCGTGCTCCTGGAGCCGGGGGACGAGGTCCTCATCCCGGCGCCGTACTGGGTGAGTTACCCCCACATGGTGCGCCTCGCCGGCGGCACCCCGGTCGCGGTGCACCCCGCGCCGGACGCCCGCCTGAAGATCGCCCCCGACCGCATCCGGGCGGCACTCACACCTCGTACCCGGGTCCTGCTCCTGAACAGCCCGGCAAACCCCTCCGGCGTGGTCTACAGCAAGGCCGAACTGACAGAACTGGCCCAACTCGCCGTCGAGCACGACCTGACCATCATCAGCGACGAGATCTGCGACCACTGGGTGTACGGCGACACGCCTTTCACGAGCGTCGCGGCGCTGGGCCCGGAGATAGCGGCTCGCACGCTGACGATCGGCGGGGTCTCGAAGACGTACGCGATGACGGGATGGCGTATCGGCTGGGTCGCGGCACCGGTCGCCGTGGCGTCGACGATCGCCTCCGTCCAGAGCCACACCGCCTCGGCCCCGTCCTCCGTCTCCCAACGGGCCGCGCTCGGGGCCCTGGCGGCAGACCTGGACGCCGAACTCGCCAAGCGGCGCGAGGAGCTCGACCACCGTCGCGGCCTCACCCTCGACGCCCTCGCCGAAATCCCCGGCGTGACGGTCGACGCGGACGCCCACGGCGCCTTCTTCCTCTTCGCCGACGTCTCGGGCACGTACGGATCGGCTATCGATGGCCAAGTCATCGACTCCGCTGCCGACTTCGCAGCGCTGGTGCTGCGTCGCGCCAACGTGGCGGTGGTCCCCGGCTCGGACTTCGCGGCCCCGGATCACGTACGGATCTCGTACACGGTGCCGACGGAACGGCTGGTCGAGGCGTTGGGGCGGGTCAAGGACTTCGTAGCGACGCTGGCCCCACATAAGTGA
- a CDS encoding helix-turn-helix transcriptional regulator codes for MIESPPPVSDVSAASCCGVPLTPDQAAEMAVVLKALSDPVRLRIASIVACCEVGEICMGDIAAEFDVSGPTISHHLRKLREAGVLASERRATEVYYSVRPERLGTVMGQLASLGLA; via the coding sequence ATGATCGAGTCGCCGCCCCCTGTCTCCGATGTCTCCGCCGCCTCCTGCTGCGGCGTACCTCTGACCCCGGATCAGGCCGCGGAGATGGCCGTCGTGCTGAAGGCGCTCTCCGATCCCGTACGGCTGCGGATCGCGAGCATCGTGGCGTGCTGCGAGGTCGGTGAGATCTGTATGGGCGACATCGCGGCGGAGTTCGACGTCTCCGGGCCGACCATCAGCCATCACCTGCGCAAGCTGCGGGAGGCCGGCGTGCTCGCCTCTGAGCGCAGGGCCACCGAGGTGTACTACTCGGTGCGACCTGAGCGACTGGGGACCGTCATGGGGCAGTTGGCGAGCCTGGGGTTGGCCTGA
- a CDS encoding permease — MLETVLDVLRRTALDVWGSFTDNWPYLLISVVVASAIPVYVGADRLSSWLRRRTWLAIGGAILLATLTPFCSCGTTAVVLGALASSVPWAPVVAFMVSSPLTSPEEYVYSTGLFGFSFATTFFVAAIVIGVFAGALTWLIEKTGWLANQARMTSGEVSCCGTVEETKPKDQADEGGCCGSTSDEGPAGGGGSVPLPTPGLARTALLTRPAPTKPTTPAPVEVSWVKRYKLAEFASELKTTSRRLALYFFGFAAIGWLIIEAIPTSTLTSLLGGDSLLAVPVSALLGIPIYLNSEGSLPLVAALMHGGLGPGPALAFLITGAGTSIGAISGMLLIARIRVVALVVGILLTGAIATGYLAPLWL; from the coding sequence GTGCTGGAAACAGTGCTGGACGTCCTGAGGCGCACAGCCCTCGACGTATGGGGTTCGTTCACCGACAACTGGCCGTACCTGCTGATCAGCGTCGTGGTCGCGTCGGCCATCCCGGTCTACGTCGGCGCCGACCGCCTCTCGTCCTGGCTCCGCCGCCGGACCTGGCTCGCGATCGGCGGCGCGATCCTGCTGGCGACCCTGACGCCGTTCTGCTCCTGCGGTACGACAGCGGTCGTGCTCGGCGCGCTCGCGTCCAGCGTCCCCTGGGCGCCGGTCGTGGCCTTCATGGTCTCCTCGCCCCTGACCAGCCCCGAGGAGTACGTCTACTCGACCGGCCTGTTCGGCTTCTCCTTCGCCACCACCTTCTTCGTGGCCGCGATAGTGATCGGCGTCTTCGCAGGCGCCCTCACCTGGCTGATCGAGAAGACCGGCTGGCTGGCGAACCAGGCCCGTATGACGTCGGGCGAGGTGTCGTGCTGCGGCACGGTCGAGGAGACGAAGCCGAAGGACCAGGCCGACGAAGGCGGTTGCTGCGGCTCGACCTCCGACGAGGGCCCTGCGGGCGGCGGCGGTTCAGTACCCCTCCCCACCCCCGGCCTCGCCCGCACCGCACTGCTGACCCGCCCTGCGCCGACCAAGCCCACCACCCCCGCCCCGGTCGAGGTGAGCTGGGTCAAGCGCTACAAGCTGGCGGAGTTCGCAAGCGAACTGAAGACGACCTCGCGTCGCCTCGCCCTGTACTTCTTCGGCTTCGCCGCCATCGGCTGGCTGATCATCGAGGCCATCCCCACCAGCACCCTCACCTCACTCCTCGGCGGCGACTCCCTGCTCGCCGTGCCGGTCTCCGCCCTCCTCGGCATCCCGATCTACCTCAACTCCGAGGGCTCCCTTCCCTTGGTCGCCGCCCTGATGCACGGCGGCCTGGGCCCGGGACCCGCTCTCGCCTTCCTGATCACCGGCGCGGGCACCAGCATCGGCGCCATCAGCGGCATGCTCCTCATCGCCCGCATCCGCGTCGTCGCCCTGGTGGTCGGCATCCTGCTCACCGGCGCAATCGCGACCGGCTACCTCGCGCCGCTCTGGCTCTGA
- a CDS encoding metalloregulator ArsR/SmtB family transcription factor has product MAIVGSGMPTPVSELCCSPVLAGPLTPEAAEDLATALKVLADPARLRLLGMIRSQPEGEACTCDLTEPLGLSQPTVSHHLKVLFEAGFLEREKRGRQTWYRIAPDSLSVLCQVLDPSVLQVS; this is encoded by the coding sequence ATGGCCATCGTTGGGTCGGGTATGCCGACACCCGTCTCCGAGCTCTGTTGCTCGCCGGTCCTGGCCGGACCGCTCACGCCCGAGGCCGCAGAGGACCTAGCCACCGCCCTGAAGGTGCTGGCCGATCCCGCCCGTCTGCGGCTGCTGGGGATGATCCGCAGTCAGCCGGAGGGGGAGGCGTGCACCTGCGACCTCACCGAGCCGCTGGGGCTCAGTCAGCCGACTGTGTCCCACCATCTGAAGGTGCTGTTCGAGGCGGGCTTCCTGGAGCGCGAGAAGCGCGGGCGCCAGACCTGGTACAGGATCGCGCCGGACAGTCTCAGCGTGCTGTGCCAGGTGCTGGATCCGAGCGTGTTGCAGGTGTCGTAG
- a CDS encoding GNAT family N-acetyltransferase, protein MSSSCCGTVAEVEAPAIVVLAPEPESSGCCGPAPEPETTGCCIAEVAEAEPESSGCCTSQAAEPEPEADSCCGTPEPVAVSCCGTAQEPAEAPATVLAGLTLDEALDHLGGSVPHATNPSPYLHPSWLRATEVSMDGAKPWHTVARRGGGEGAETAFLPGYLFDADPLVDVDPRTYLGWQPKSGETACCSVTSCCTDTVSQVEALGTEPFFPALLLGSPLGYRSETAASVEDPLLVADLVDRVVPAALEAGARSIVAPWLRDDALSETLALALQAYGADIAFHGEDNQLQLAHDSYDAYLASLPARKRRRIKEDRDRAAASPARIERLDGEQLRPLVGRIAELTSLNRQKYDGGEDSAHIAALLTGMLDGGVDVRAYLAFLDEEVVASLVTLRQGKLLIIKWAGFDYEAIGERSGLYFELVLDRPLRDAYAEDVQVIQAGPGADQAKRLRGFQPARIRSAVFVSDASLRDQVAQLHTAYAEARREALGASADQEPTTAIGRLKAKLRGNTAYEPVKPLQPEGGCCG, encoded by the coding sequence ATGAGCAGCAGCTGCTGCGGGACCGTCGCCGAGGTCGAGGCGCCCGCGATCGTCGTCCTGGCCCCCGAACCCGAGTCCTCCGGCTGCTGCGGGCCCGCGCCTGAGCCGGAGACCACTGGCTGCTGCATCGCCGAGGTCGCCGAGGCCGAGCCGGAGTCCTCCGGTTGCTGCACCTCCCAGGCGGCCGAGCCCGAGCCGGAGGCCGACTCCTGCTGCGGCACCCCCGAACCCGTGGCCGTCTCCTGCTGCGGCACCGCGCAGGAACCTGCCGAGGCCCCGGCGACCGTCCTCGCCGGCCTGACCCTCGACGAAGCCCTCGACCACTTGGGCGGCTCCGTCCCGCACGCAACCAACCCCTCCCCGTACCTGCACCCGAGCTGGCTCAGGGCCACCGAGGTCAGCATGGACGGTGCCAAGCCCTGGCACACGGTCGCCCGGCGCGGCGGGGGCGAGGGCGCCGAGACCGCGTTCCTGCCCGGCTACCTCTTCGACGCCGACCCGCTGGTCGACGTGGACCCCCGCACCTACCTCGGCTGGCAGCCGAAGAGCGGCGAGACCGCCTGCTGCAGCGTCACCTCCTGCTGCACCGACACCGTGAGCCAGGTCGAGGCACTGGGTACCGAGCCCTTCTTCCCCGCGCTGCTGCTCGGCTCACCGCTCGGCTACCGCAGCGAGACGGCCGCGTCCGTCGAGGACCCGCTGCTCGTCGCCGACCTCGTCGACCGTGTCGTACCCGCCGCCCTCGAGGCCGGTGCGCGCTCGATCGTCGCGCCGTGGCTGCGGGACGACGCGCTCAGCGAGACGCTCGCGCTGGCCCTGCAGGCGTACGGCGCAGACATCGCCTTCCACGGAGAGGACAACCAGCTCCAGCTGGCCCACGACAGCTACGACGCCTACCTCGCCTCCCTGCCCGCCCGTAAGCGGCGCCGTATCAAGGAGGACCGCGACCGTGCCGCCGCCTCCCCGGCCCGCATCGAGCGCCTCGACGGCGAGCAGCTGCGGCCGCTGGTGGGCCGTATCGCCGAACTGACCTCCCTCAACCGGCAGAAGTACGACGGCGGCGAGGACTCCGCGCACATCGCGGCGCTGCTCACGGGCATGCTCGACGGCGGAGTCGACGTACGCGCCTATCTCGCCTTCCTGGACGAGGAGGTGGTCGCCTCGCTCGTGACCCTCCGTCAGGGGAAGCTGCTGATCATCAAGTGGGCGGGCTTCGACTACGAGGCCATCGGCGAGCGCAGCGGGCTGTACTTCGAGCTGGTCCTCGACCGCCCCCTGCGGGACGCGTACGCCGAGGACGTCCAGGTCATCCAGGCCGGGCCCGGCGCCGACCAGGCCAAGCGGCTGCGTGGGTTCCAGCCGGCCCGCATCCGGTCCGCGGTGTTCGTCTCCGACGCGTCGCTCCGTGACCAGGTCGCCCAGCTGCACACCGCCTACGCCGAGGCCCGCCGCGAGGCGCTGGGCGCGTCCGCCGACCAGGAGCCGACGACCGCGATCGGCCGGCTGAAGGCGAAGCTGCGGGGCAACACCGCGTACGAGCCCGTCAAGCCCCTTCAGCCCGAGGGCGGTTGCTGCGGCTGA
- a CDS encoding helix-turn-helix transcriptional regulator produces the protein MGLSADAEAVYRVMLTHQDWGVAEIAAHLSRCESDVREALDRLAELNLLRRSLQAPGGLRPVSPDLGFQLLLQRQQAELLAQQQQFAESQAAISKLLGEYAELRTGERHGVEYLNGIDAIQARLEELAHRSTSECLSFMPGGAQSAASLEASRPLDDGLMRRGVRVLTVYLDSVRNDNPTVEYAHWLHDNGGEVRTVPALPLRMVLFDREVALLPVDPDNTKKGAVQLTGPGLMTALVALFDQVWGCAAPLGSARDRDDAGLTAQERELLRQLTQGATDEIAAKKLGIGLRTERRIVSELMGRLGARSRFEAGVLASKAGWTD, from the coding sequence TTGGGACTGAGTGCGGACGCTGAGGCCGTCTACCGCGTGATGCTCACGCACCAGGACTGGGGAGTCGCCGAGATCGCGGCCCACCTGTCCCGATGCGAGTCGGACGTACGCGAGGCCCTGGACCGGCTGGCCGAACTCAACCTCCTGCGCCGATCGTTGCAGGCCCCGGGCGGACTCCGTCCGGTCAGCCCCGACCTGGGCTTCCAGCTCCTGCTCCAGCGGCAGCAGGCGGAACTGCTCGCCCAGCAGCAGCAGTTCGCCGAATCGCAGGCCGCCATCAGCAAGCTGCTCGGCGAGTACGCCGAGTTGCGCACCGGCGAGCGGCACGGTGTCGAGTACCTCAACGGCATCGACGCCATTCAGGCCCGACTCGAGGAACTGGCCCACCGCTCCACGAGCGAGTGCTTGTCCTTCATGCCCGGCGGCGCCCAGTCCGCGGCAAGCCTGGAGGCCAGCCGACCACTCGACGACGGCCTGATGCGCCGCGGCGTCCGCGTCCTGACCGTCTACCTGGACAGCGTGCGCAACGACAACCCCACGGTCGAATACGCGCATTGGCTGCACGACAACGGCGGCGAGGTACGCACCGTCCCCGCCCTCCCCCTCCGGATGGTCCTCTTCGACCGCGAGGTCGCCCTGCTGCCGGTCGACCCGGACAACACCAAGAAGGGTGCCGTTCAGTTGACCGGCCCCGGCCTGATGACCGCCCTGGTGGCCCTGTTCGACCAGGTCTGGGGGTGCGCGGCCCCGCTCGGCAGCGCCCGTGACCGCGACGACGCCGGCCTGACCGCGCAGGAACGGGAACTCCTGCGTCAGCTCACGCAGGGCGCGACGGACGAGATCGCGGCGAAGAAGCTCGGCATAGGGCTGCGCACGGAGCGCCGGATCGTGTCCGAGCTCATGGGACGGCTGGGCGCGCGCAGCCGGTTCGAGGCGGGTGTTCTCGCGAGCAAGGCCGGCTGGACGGACTGA
- the aroA gene encoding 3-phosphoshikimate 1-carboxyvinyltransferase: protein MSGINDPRLKAEELTVETLAGIDHDVQVLGSKSYTNRQIAVAALSGKEGVIDGALISDDTVYFTRAVESFGHVSAEIDYDAYRITFTPTGKPMTAPQEEIYVGGAGTPLRFLISLAGLAEGTTTITGNSRMQERPFGDLLAALPALGVDAVAVRGNGSPPIRVTGGNFVGGKTKISGAVSSQYTSSLLISSVLAQRDTEIEIVDELVSKPYVEMTLATLAEHGITVERDGYRWFKVAAGQSFKGGHAVVEPDASGLSYFIAAAAILGGRVTIPGIGSASHQGDVGLVEVLGRMGAFTEVTENSVTVKGGALHGIDVDMEAMPDVVPSLAAVAAFAEGPTRITNIASLRVKECDRIAAVTTELRKMGITVDEYDDAMTIHGGTPHAAVIDTYDDHRIAMTFAVMGLRAPGVVIKDPGCVAKSFPAFWQTLDALR, encoded by the coding sequence ATGAGCGGCATCAACGACCCCCGCCTGAAGGCCGAAGAGCTCACCGTCGAGACGCTGGCCGGCATCGACCATGACGTGCAGGTCCTCGGCTCCAAGAGCTACACGAACCGGCAGATCGCCGTGGCCGCGCTGTCCGGCAAGGAGGGCGTGATCGACGGAGCGCTCATCTCCGACGACACCGTCTACTTCACCCGAGCCGTCGAGTCGTTCGGCCACGTCAGCGCCGAGATCGACTACGACGCCTACCGCATCACGTTCACCCCGACCGGCAAGCCCATGACGGCCCCGCAGGAGGAGATCTACGTCGGCGGCGCCGGCACACCGCTGCGCTTCCTCATCTCCCTGGCGGGCCTGGCCGAGGGAACCACCACCATCACCGGCAACTCCCGTATGCAGGAACGGCCGTTCGGCGACCTGCTGGCCGCGCTGCCCGCCCTCGGCGTCGACGCGGTCGCGGTACGCGGCAACGGCTCCCCGCCGATCCGCGTCACCGGCGGCAACTTCGTCGGCGGGAAGACGAAGATCTCCGGCGCGGTCTCCTCGCAGTACACTTCCTCGCTGCTGATCAGCTCCGTGCTCGCGCAGCGGGACACCGAGATCGAGATCGTCGACGAGCTGGTTTCCAAGCCGTACGTCGAGATGACGCTGGCCACCCTCGCCGAGCACGGCATCACCGTCGAGCGCGACGGATACCGCTGGTTCAAGGTGGCGGCCGGCCAGTCCTTCAAGGGCGGCCACGCGGTCGTCGAGCCGGACGCCTCGGGTCTGTCGTACTTCATCGCCGCCGCCGCGATCCTCGGCGGCCGGGTCACCATCCCCGGCATCGGCTCCGCTTCCCACCAGGGCGACGTCGGTCTGGTCGAAGTGCTCGGCCGGATGGGCGCCTTCACCGAGGTGACCGAGAACTCGGTCACGGTCAAGGGCGGGGCCCTGCACGGCATCGACGTCGACATGGAGGCCATGCCGGACGTCGTCCCGTCCCTCGCCGCTGTCGCCGCCTTCGCCGAGGGCCCGACCCGCATCACCAACATCGCGAGCCTCCGGGTCAAGGAGTGCGACCGCATCGCCGCCGTAACCACCGAGCTGCGCAAGATGGGCATCACCGTCGACGAGTACGACGACGCCATGACCATCCACGGCGGCACCCCGCACGCCGCCGTCATCGACACCTACGACGACCACCGCATCGCCATGACCTTCGCGGTGATGGGCCTGCGCGCCCCCGGCGTTGTCATCAAGGACCCGGGCTGCGTCGCCAAGTCCTTCCCGGCCTTCTGGCAGACCCTGGACGCCCTGCGATGA
- the gpmI gene encoding 2,3-bisphosphoglycerate-independent phosphoglycerate mutase: MSEATNGILLVLDGWGHAEPGPGNALAVADIPVLDGIRTKHPATLVEASGEHVGLLPGTVGNSEIGHMVIGAGRPLDYDSVLVQRQIDTGGLRDNPRLTEALDALAAGGGALHLIGLVSDGQIHAHVDHLQELLSIAAARGVERVWVHAVTDGRDVADRTAGHYLGRVEEFFATTGVGRLATVSGRGYALDKSGDLELTAKVTLAMADGRGARARDRGQVLAGAGDGDVWVTPTVLTDAAGEPLATVQDGDAILFTNFRSDRIQQLADDLVKHLAENDVRILSLTQYDTTADIPALVGRADASGGLADRLEAEGLKSVRIAEQEKFEHVTYYLNGRDERRREVEEHVRIVADEAPDYTARPEMNLDRVADAVVEAAGRDDVALVVANLANIDVVGHTGDHDATVRAAEFTDGQVNRILTAAAATGRWVLLVGDHGNAERMTKPGPDGTPLAYGGHTTNPVPAVVVPAPGQLLPDTLRDGGSLADIAPTVLALLGRPNSPTMTGRSLL; encoded by the coding sequence ATGAGCGAGGCGACCAACGGAATCCTTCTCGTCCTCGACGGATGGGGGCACGCGGAGCCCGGACCCGGCAACGCCTTGGCGGTCGCGGACATCCCTGTCCTGGACGGCATCCGCACCAAGCACCCGGCCACGCTCGTCGAGGCGTCCGGGGAGCACGTCGGCCTGCTGCCCGGCACGGTCGGCAACTCCGAGATCGGCCACATGGTCATCGGCGCAGGCCGGCCGCTGGATTACGACAGCGTCCTCGTGCAGCGGCAGATCGATACCGGCGGCCTGCGGGACAACCCGCGTCTGACCGAGGCGCTGGACGCGCTCGCGGCCGGCGGCGGCGCCCTGCACCTGATCGGGCTGGTCTCCGACGGGCAGATCCACGCCCACGTCGACCACCTCCAGGAGCTGCTCTCGATCGCCGCCGCGCGTGGCGTCGAGCGGGTCTGGGTGCACGCCGTGACCGACGGGCGCGACGTCGCCGACCGGACGGCCGGTCACTACCTCGGTCGCGTCGAGGAGTTCTTCGCCACGACCGGCGTCGGCCGCCTCGCCACGGTTTCCGGCCGCGGCTACGCACTCGACAAGAGCGGCGACCTGGAGCTGACCGCCAAGGTCACCCTGGCCATGGCCGACGGACGCGGAGCCCGCGCCCGCGACCGCGGCCAGGTCCTGGCAGGCGCCGGCGACGGCGACGTCTGGGTCACCCCGACCGTCCTCACCGACGCCGCCGGCGAACCGCTGGCGACCGTGCAGGACGGCGACGCGATCCTCTTCACCAACTTCCGCAGTGACCGCATCCAGCAGCTTGCCGACGACCTGGTCAAGCACCTCGCCGAGAACGACGTACGGATCCTCTCCCTCACCCAGTACGACACCACGGCGGACATCCCCGCCCTGGTGGGCCGCGCCGACGCCTCCGGCGGACTCGCGGACCGGCTGGAGGCCGAGGGGCTGAAGTCCGTACGGATCGCGGAGCAGGAGAAGTTCGAGCACGTCACCTACTACCTGAACGGGCGTGACGAGCGGCGCCGGGAGGTCGAGGAGCACGTCCGGATCGTCGCGGACGAGGCGCCCGACTACACCGCCCGGCCCGAGATGAACCTCGACCGAGTCGCCGACGCGGTCGTCGAGGCCGCCGGGCGGGACGACGTCGCCCTGGTCGTGGCCAACCTCGCCAACATCGACGTCGTCGGCCACACCGGCGATCACGACGCCACCGTCAGGGCCGCCGAGTTCACGGACGGCCAGGTGAACCGGATCCTGACCGCCGCCGCGGCGACCGGACGCTGGGTCCTCCTCGTCGGGGACCACGGCAACGCCGAGCGGATGACCAAGCCCGGCCCGGACGGCACACCGCTCGCGTACGGCGGTCACACCACCAACCCGGTCCCGGCGGTCGTCGTCCCCGCGCCCGGGCAGCTCCTGCCCGACACCCTCCGTGACGGCGGCAGCCTCGCCGACATCGCCCCCACCGTGCTTGCCCTGCTGGGCCGACCGAACAGCCCCACCATGACCGGACGGAGCCTGCTGTGA
- a CDS encoding metalloregulator ArsR/SmtB family transcription factor has translation MPAEQVTDQPSGLLPFIDEDPTCGPPLNVDPLPRARAEALARNLKGISDPTRLQILSILLAAPEGEACVCDLTPLLGLAQPTVSGHMKVLLDAGLVSRRKRGTWAWYSVSPERRTVLDALIWDEQADKPGRAIPEA, from the coding sequence ATGCCCGCAGAACAGGTGACCGACCAACCCTCGGGGCTCCTGCCCTTCATCGACGAGGATCCGACCTGCGGGCCGCCCCTGAACGTGGATCCACTGCCCAGGGCACGGGCGGAGGCCCTCGCCCGGAATCTGAAGGGCATCTCCGATCCGACCCGGCTGCAAATTCTCAGCATCTTGCTGGCGGCCCCGGAAGGCGAGGCGTGCGTCTGCGACCTGACGCCGCTTCTGGGACTGGCCCAGCCCACCGTCAGCGGCCACATGAAGGTCCTTCTGGACGCCGGCCTGGTGAGCCGCAGGAAGCGCGGTACGTGGGCCTGGTACTCCGTCAGCCCCGAGCGGCGAACCGTACTCGACGCCCTGATCTGGGACGAGCAAGCAGACAAGCCCGGGCGGGCCATACCTGAGGCATGA
- a CDS encoding phosphate ABC transporter substrate-binding protein yields MSVVIAQPRHASSLLAGKRTQRGVAAASALLFGALLTGCAGSAKADSSTALQASGSTTVAPVASDAAEALKSKGLKITVATQGGSSGGISQLGSGQIEVALSSKPISDEDRKAYPKTDFVPTQIGADAVGIIVTKEVADGGVKSLTKAQVRGLFEGKVTNWKQVGGPDLDVFVYDKEPGRGTREVLDKFIYGEEGKAPAPPQSDNYAIVGGNLETRNKLESTPGSVGPLSTGFIEGHDDLVAVALEGVEPTEENVASGKYAMTRPLFMITDGKPQGAAEKYIDYVLSPAGQKLLPAHGYLTREQMGL; encoded by the coding sequence ATGTCTGTCGTCATCGCACAGCCCCGCCATGCCTCGTCCCTGCTTGCCGGAAAGCGCACGCAGCGCGGTGTCGCCGCTGCCTCCGCGCTGCTCTTCGGAGCCCTGCTGACGGGCTGCGCGGGCTCCGCCAAGGCCGACTCCTCCACCGCGCTCCAGGCCAGCGGATCCACCACCGTTGCCCCGGTTGCGTCGGACGCCGCCGAGGCCCTCAAGTCCAAGGGCCTGAAGATCACCGTGGCCACCCAGGGCGGTTCGTCCGGCGGTATCTCCCAGCTCGGCTCGGGGCAGATCGAGGTGGCGCTGAGCTCGAAGCCCATCTCCGACGAGGACCGCAAGGCTTACCCGAAGACCGACTTCGTCCCGACGCAGATCGGCGCGGACGCGGTCGGCATCATCGTCACCAAGGAGGTCGCCGACGGCGGCGTCAAGAGCCTCACCAAGGCGCAGGTGAGGGGCCTGTTCGAGGGCAAGGTCACCAACTGGAAGCAGGTCGGCGGCCCGGACCTGGACGTCTTCGTCTACGACAAGGAGCCCGGCCGCGGCACCCGCGAGGTGCTCGACAAGTTCATCTACGGCGAGGAGGGGAAGGCCCCGGCGCCCCCGCAGTCCGACAACTACGCGATCGTCGGCGGCAACCTGGAGACCCGCAACAAGCTGGAGTCCACCCCGGGTTCCGTCGGGCCGCTGTCGACCGGCTTCATCGAGGGGCATGACGACCTGGTGGCCGTGGCTCTGGAAGGGGTCGAGCCCACCGAGGAGAACGTGGCGTCCGGCAAGTACGCCATGACCCGGCCGCTGTTCATGATCACCGACGGCAAGCCGCAGGGCGCCGCCGAGAAGTACATCGACTACGTCCTGTCGCCGGCGGGCCAGAAGCTGCTGCCCGCGCACGGCTACCTGACCCGCGAGCAGATGGGGCTCTGA